A stretch of Paracoccus sp. MA DNA encodes these proteins:
- a CDS encoding L,D-transpeptidase: MIRLTPLGLWARGRLLPCSVGRGGLTRAKREGDGATPVGRHRIVGLLYRPDRVARPSGWARPILPGDLWCDASGDPAYNQPVRAPFAPSHEAMRRADPLYDIVLVTDWNFPQARPGAGSAIFLHQWRRPGFPTAGCIAMARRDLTWLASVVRPGELLEVPDLPRWPARHRMARIGKD; the protein is encoded by the coding sequence GTGATCCGGCTGACGCCGCTGGGGCTGTGGGCGCGCGGCCGGCTGCTGCCCTGTTCGGTCGGCCGCGGCGGGCTGACGCGCGCCAAGCGCGAAGGCGACGGCGCGACCCCCGTCGGCCGGCACCGCATCGTCGGACTGCTCTATCGTCCCGACCGGGTGGCGCGGCCCTCGGGCTGGGCGCGGCCGATCCTGCCCGGCGACCTGTGGTGCGATGCCTCGGGCGATCCGGCCTATAACCAGCCGGTGCGCGCGCCCTTCGCCCCCAGCCACGAGGCGATGCGGCGGGCCGATCCGCTTTACGACATCGTGCTGGTCACCGACTGGAACTTTCCGCAGGCGCGGCCCGGCGCCGGCTCGGCGATCTTCCTGCATCAATGGCGCCGGCCGGGCTTTCCCACCGCCGGCTGCATCGCCATGGCCCGGCGCGACCTGACCTGGCTCGCCTCGGTGGTGCGGCCGGGCGAGTTGCTGGAGGTGCCGGACCTGCCGCGCTGGCCGGCTCGCCACCGCATGGCAAGGATCGGCAAGGACTAG
- the ribA gene encoding GTP cyclohydrolase II — protein sequence MTLIPTLTETLSRARADLRIGLPVVIGGQLVAAVETLRADRLKTMRALGPAVLAITEPRAETLKVRVYDRDLARVAVPDDADLAWLRAVADPAGDLMTPMKGPFRSPRGGDVDPHRAGIALAKSAQLLPAVLVVPLADPPEGLTRLSPGPALAQMATEAAMAPVAAARLPLLAAENAKLHIFRPDTGEAEHYAVEIGAPSRAAPVLARLHSACFTGDVLGSLKCDCGPQLHAALAAMGQAGEGVLLYLNQEGRGIGLANKMRAYALQNQGFDTVEANHRLGFEDDERDFRIGAGILKKMGFGSLRLMTNNPRKVAMLEGHGIRVAERVPLITPRNRHNTGYLDVKAAKSGHLL from the coding sequence ATGACCCTGATCCCGACCCTGACCGAGACCCTGTCGCGCGCCCGCGCCGATCTGCGCATCGGCCTGCCCGTGGTCATCGGCGGCCAGCTGGTCGCGGCGGTCGAGACACTGCGCGCCGACCGGCTGAAGACGATGCGCGCCCTCGGCCCCGCCGTGCTGGCGATCACCGAGCCGCGGGCCGAGACGCTGAAGGTCCGGGTCTATGACCGCGACCTGGCGCGGGTCGCGGTGCCGGACGATGCCGATCTGGCCTGGCTGCGCGCCGTGGCCGATCCGGCCGGCGACCTGATGACGCCGATGAAGGGGCCGTTCCGCAGCCCGCGCGGCGGCGATGTCGATCCGCATCGCGCCGGCATCGCGCTGGCGAAATCGGCGCAGCTGCTGCCTGCGGTGCTGGTGGTGCCCCTGGCCGATCCGCCCGAGGGGCTGACGCGGCTTTCCCCCGGCCCGGCGCTGGCGCAGATGGCGACCGAGGCCGCGATGGCCCCCGTCGCCGCCGCGCGCCTGCCGCTGCTGGCCGCCGAGAACGCCAAGCTGCACATCTTCCGCCCCGACACCGGCGAGGCCGAGCATTACGCGGTCGAGATCGGCGCCCCCTCGCGCGCGGCGCCGGTGCTGGCGCGGCTGCATTCGGCCTGTTTCACCGGCGACGTGCTGGGCAGCCTGAAATGCGATTGCGGCCCGCAGCTGCATGCCGCGCTGGCCGCCATGGGTCAGGCGGGCGAAGGCGTGCTGCTGTATCTGAACCAGGAGGGGCGCGGCATCGGCCTGGCCAACAAGATGCGGGCCTATGCCTTGCAGAACCAGGGCTTCGACACGGTCGAGGCCAACCACCGCCTGGGCTTCGAGGACGACGAGCGCGATTTCCGCATCGGCGCCGGCATCCTGAAGAAGATGGGCTTCGGTTCGCTGCGGCTGATGACCAACAACCCGCGCAAGGTCGCGATGCTGGAGGGCCACGGCATCCGCGTGGCCGAGCGCGTGCCGCTGATCACCCCCCGCAACCGCCACAATACCGGTTATCTGGACGTGAAGGCGGCTAAATCGGGGCACCTGCTGTGA
- a CDS encoding response regulator transcription factor, with amino-acid sequence MAGLKKILLVDDEEDLREALAEQLVATEDFEVFEAGTGHEAVEKSKGAIFDLVVLDVGLPDTDGRELCKRLRKQGVKCPIVMLTGHDTDADTILGLDSGANDYITKPFKFPVLLARLRAQLRTHEQSEDAIFQLGPYTFKPAMKMLIDQKDRKIRLTEKETNILKFLYRAQDGVVPRDVLLHEVWGYNAGVTTHTLETHIYRLRQKIEPDPSNARLLVTESGGYRLVA; translated from the coding sequence ATGGCCGGACTGAAAAAGATCCTGCTGGTCGACGACGAGGAAGACCTGCGCGAGGCCCTGGCCGAGCAATTGGTCGCCACCGAGGATTTCGAGGTGTTCGAGGCCGGCACGGGCCACGAGGCGGTGGAAAAGAGCAAGGGCGCCATCTTCGACCTGGTGGTGCTGGACGTGGGCCTGCCCGACACCGACGGGCGCGAGCTGTGCAAGCGGCTGCGCAAGCAGGGCGTCAAGTGCCCCATCGTCATGCTGACCGGCCACGATACCGACGCGGACACCATCCTGGGCCTGGATTCGGGCGCGAACGACTATATCACCAAGCCGTTCAAGTTCCCGGTGCTGCTGGCCCGGCTGCGCGCCCAGCTGCGCACGCATGAGCAGTCCGAGGACGCGATCTTCCAGCTTGGCCCCTATACGTTCAAGCCGGCGATGAAGATGCTGATCGACCAGAAGGACCGCAAGATCCGGCTGACGGAAAAGGAAACCAACATCCTGAAATTCCTGTATCGCGCCCAGGACGGGGTGGTGCCGCGCGACGTGCTTCTGCACGAGGTCTGGGGCTACAATGCCGGCGTGACCACGCATACGCTGGAGACCCATATCTATCGCCTGCGCCAGAAGATCGAGCCCGACCCCTCGAACGCGCGGCTGCTGGTCACCGAATCCGGCGGCTATCGCCTGGT